In Candidatus Cloacimonadaceae bacterium, the sequence CTGGAGATCTGTTGGAACTCATAGAAGGAATTGCACCTATCGAAGTAATGGGCATTGATCTGCGAGAGCCTATCCATTGCGTTCTGCATGCCGACCAGGATGACCACAGTCAGGGTCTCATCCACGATGTCCCGGATCGCTCCCAAGAGCTTTTCATGCGAGAAGGAATAGTCGATCTCATCGATTACGATGACCGTATCTTTGTGATCCTCAAGTATCCGCAGGATGAGCTGAAGCAGGTTATTGGCAGTACCTGTCGGGATAAAGGTTCCCATCCTGAACTTGGTGTATAAGGCACTGAGCAGAGACACCATAAATGACTTGGGGGTGGTGGTAGATTCCAGTCTCAGATAGATGTATCCCCTCTGGAATGCCATCCGCTGCGCATAGGTGGTCTTGCCGAGACCGGGACGTCCGAAGAGCAGCCCCAGTCCCACCATCTCCATCTTGGGTCGGTTGAGCAGGAAGTTAATGCAGTCATCCGCTTCCACTACATTGGTTATGGCTACGAGTTTGTTCTGTTTCAAGCTATCCTCCTTTATCTGATGCCCGCACGCTTGAGCATTTCCTCAAAGCTTTTGGGTTTGGGTTTGATTGTTAAATCGTTCTCATCCAGGATTGGTTGAGTGGGAATGGGCACTATTGCCTCAGTCTTATGTAAAGGCTCGTCCCCTCTGATTGGATCGAGTTTGGGCAGGGATTTAACCATCTGCTTTTCCATTGCATTGATCGCCTGATCCCGACTCTGTTTAGGTGGCTCAATCATTGCCGGTTGCTTGAAGATGGGATTGGCATCCAGAGCTTTGGCTTTACGCATGGGGATCATCAGCCTGTCGACTACGATCTGAGTCTGCCTGACCAATATCTTGGTCTTGCGTTCGGTGTTGCGTTGCAGCTTCTTGATCTCAGTGTATTCCTTACGCAGTTCTTTGAAGGAGGTGGGCTGATCTTCTGCGAGTTGGATCATTGGATGCTGAGTCCGGCGTAGCTCTGCCTGGCAGAGGTATTTATCATTGGTGTCATAGACCAGTATCCACCTGGCATCTCCCAGATCGTATCTGATCACTACATCCTTGCCGATGTGATTTACCAGTTCAATATCCCAGTAGAGTAGCTTATCGATGATGATGCCATTGTTACGGATACGCTTCCGTTCCGCACTCAGCATCAGGTTATTGAGCTTACCGGGTACCACTAAACGGTCAGCAGGTAGCTTGGATGAACTGAATACCTGCCAGGGTGTCTTGCCTCCCAGTCCGGAGTGATGATTTTCTCCATAGATGTGCCTGATATAGAAGGCGATCATATGCATGGTCTCTTCAATTGTGGGAGGATGAGCTTCGAATAGCTTCCGTGCCCATTTCTCGTTACGCATCAGGGGAGCAGGTTTATCGTCTATACATGAGCCTCGGAAGGATGAGATAAAGCGTTCAAACTGCTCCTGGAAGGTTCTGAAGAACCGTTCGATAGGTTTAGCTTTGGCATTGTAACTCTTGGCAAAAACCACATTGATCCCGAGGCGGGGGAATATCCCTCCCAGTTCAAGTTCCAGATCATGATCATCCCACTGCTCATGAAAGAGTTTGCTCTTGAAAGCCTTGCCGTTATCCAGATAGATGCGTTTCGGCAATGCTCCCCAGTTCAGGAAGCCGTTTCTGAATGCCACTTGGATGTGATGGCTGTCTTCGGTAAAGGCAAGTGAGGCTCCCACCGGATATCTTGATGCCCAGTCGAAGACCATGATCATTGTCATGCGTTGGGCTTTCCCAGTCTTAGGGTTCATGATATCAAAAGCCAGGTTATGTCCATCGGCTACCCATACATCGCCTACATTCAATAGACTGGCGTCTCGGATAATGGTCTTGACGATGCTTTCAGCTACAGCCTTACTTCCGCTCCGGGCTTGAGTCCAGATGGCTTTATTATTCTGTTCCCAGTCATTGCACCAGCGTTTAAGGGTAGGTGCGCTACTGGGAGATTCGAGGATATCCATTCTGGCTGCGTCCTTCAAACTGCTTATGGCAGAGCCGACCTTGATGTTA encodes:
- a CDS encoding ATP-binding protein yields the protein MKQNKLVAITNVVEADDCINFLLNRPKMEMVGLGLLFGRPGLGKTTYAQRMAFQRGYIYLRLESTTTPKSFMVSLLSALYTKFRMGTFIPTGTANNLLQLILRILEDHKDTVIVIDEIDYSFSHEKLLGAIRDIVDETLTVVILVGMQNAMDRLSQINAHYFDRCNSFYEFQQISRRDLELVAREVMEVEVTEEVIEKIDFNSGGNLRKAMKVMYIIENEQKKQPDMAVSAIDLSTAL
- a CDS encoding Mu transposase C-terminal domain-containing protein; the protein is MSFYNVTSSEYAHFYNNYIMGTDKPDTPETITTTIAVIDKAAQAELESEDSDWTDEDTLKPVPVKGPAFKERSQSDYIDLTPPDNIPYKYENEARLYGQFCSTVLYRLEQCESRVEEWKSITEDYNRKELISELYALLGKRNERCLRLWLERYLESNRDMFSLVHKNKNQIRGRKVTYIEQNYLLNLLLNPNNIKVGSAISSLKDAARMDILESPSSAPTLKRWCNDWEQNNKAIWTQARSGSKAVAESIVKTIIRDASLLNVGDVWVADGHNLAFDIMNPKTGKAQRMTMIMVFDWASRYPVGASLAFTEDSHHIQVAFRNGFLNWGALPKRIYLDNGKAFKSKLFHEQWDDHDLELELGGIFPRLGINVVFAKSYNAKAKPIERFFRTFQEQFERFISSFRGSCIDDKPAPLMRNEKWARKLFEAHPPTIEETMHMIAFYIRHIYGENHHSGLGGKTPWQVFSSSKLPADRLVVPGKLNNLMLSAERKRIRNNGIIIDKLLYWDIELVNHIGKDVVIRYDLGDARWILVYDTNDKYLCQAELRRTQHPMIQLAEDQPTSFKELRKEYTEIKKLQRNTERKTKILVRQTQIVVDRLMIPMRKAKALDANPIFKQPAMIEPPKQSRDQAINAMEKQMVKSLPKLDPIRGDEPLHKTEAIVPIPTQPILDENDLTIKPKPKSFEEMLKRAGIR